The following DNA comes from Pseudomonas marginalis.
GCGGTACAATACATCCCTGCATCAAAGTACGAGAGGCCATGGTAACCGACCTCGAAAAACTCATCCGTCAGGATTTCCCGCGCCTGTCCTGACATTGTGTTAACAAAGCTGAGCCCCGCCTTGAAGCAGGAGATGGCAGTATTGGCCTTGATGTTCCTTGCGGAGCTTGTCAGCGATTGCAGGCTGGCCGGCATCTTCAGCCAGCAGTACATCGCCACCTTTACCTCAAGGACTGCTGACTGGTTGACCAATGGGAAACTCCCGAAATCAAGCCTCAGCTTGGCACCCTGGATGTTCCTGGCTGCGTTCGGGTAGTCCTCGTTGAAGTCCCAAATGGGATCACCCAAATCTGACGTTTTGCTGACCGGTAGCGCCAAGAGCGCGTTGTACCAAGACAGCGCCTCAACTGGCACAGCGCTAGACTCGCCAACATCTTTCTGCAGGCCCAGCAGCAGACCATGAGCGGCCATACGCCATTTTTTGAAGGCTGCAAATTCAGGAATGATGGATTCGCTCACAGAGTTACCCCCTCTGTCAGGATATCGACCTGCAGGTTTTCAGAAAGACGCTCGGCTTTAGCCAGCTCATTTGCTGAAAAATCAGATGTCTCCGGGTCAAGGATGCTGTTGAGCACGTCCAGGTTATCCAGGATGACGGTGCCGTAGGGCGTATCGAGCACCCGGTTTACCTCAATCATCCGCTGGTAATCGCGACGGCGAGCAAAGAGCTCCGGCAGGTGCGAAACCGTGATTATGCTGTTACTGCACGAGAGGCACTTGTTGAACAGCGTGCACGGCTTGCTGGGGTCGTAGTCCCTCAGATTTTTGATGAAGTCTGGCGGGTCGTACACGTTCATGCATGTGACCGTACCAGTTTCCATGGGCATGCCTTTTGGGGTCGACTCGATGGTTTTCGTTGGGATGATCGTCACCGACTCGTCCATCGTTTCTTGGTGCATCTCATGGAGCACTTTATTCAACATCTTCCGCGCCATCGGGTTAAAATCCATTTGATCAAGGTACGCCATAGTGGTGCTAATGTTCTTATGCCCTAACATCACTTGAATCTCCCGAGGAGACACACCGCGCTCAATCAACTCACTCACAAAACTTGGTCGAAACCGAGAGGCCGACAATGGCAATGGGTTGCCCTCTTCATCAAGCAACCCCCGATCTTCAGAGAAACCCTTCATGATCTTATTAATCATATTGCCGGAAGAATTCTCAATGGAGTCAACCACCCCGAACTTTCTGGGAGAGCTTGAGCGATAGATGAATAACTTATTCTCAACTTCAGGCTGAGCTTCAGCGCGAAGATTACGGGTCAAGAATTTAATGTCATCAAACACCTGTTTTACTGCGCGCCCCTGAGAAGTTGTAAGCCACGAAATCTCGGCATGAAACAAATCAAGATGGTACATCTTCTCGCCATCTGATCGCTCTTTCCAATACAGCAAGCAAGGCCGATCGGTTAGATCGTGACGTTCGATAAAGTCATCGAGATCGAGACCCAACAACGAATCAGCGTTCATGCCAGTAACCTGGGCGAGCCGGATCACATAGGGTGCTAGCACCCGGCTGTCAATCTGATAGAGAACCCCCCATTCTTTATAGATATCAAAGATCGACAATTCGGAACTTTGGATAATTGTAATGAAAGCCTTTTCATAAGCATCTTCACGATTGGCCGACTTGAAACCCAAAGGCTTGCAATCGAGTTTGTTCTCAAAGATCCAGCGGGCGTTTTCAATAGTGGCACACCCACGCCGAATCTTGCCATTAGGCGCAACGGGATCCTCCCCTACATGGCTCAGAACATACGGCTGTGCCAGACGGTTAGTCTCCGCAATCTCTTCAAGGATGGCTTCGGCAATGCGAGCACGTACTGGAGCAGAGTAAGGCTTGTATTGATCAGTTTCTCGCTCTGGGTCGAAGCCTTGGGCAGCCATGAAGGTCGTTAGCCCTAGTCCATTAATCTGAAGTGCACGCTCCATCATTTTCCGGGCCGAGCTCATCAGCGTGTTGCAATGGTTTGTCGACAACACGCGCTCAATAATTTTTTCTTGAAGATATACCCGAAACTTGGGCAAAGCATAGACGCTTACCAGCTCACGAAGATCTTCCAGCCCTGTGAATTCCGCCACCTTCAGATAGTCTCGAAAGTACTTAAACGCTTCGATAAAGTTTGCCTGACCCGATTCACTGCTGGCGTTCATCGACGCAGCGCTGAACACATGGAGCAGGTGAATAAATGGACGCTCCGGCTCTACTGACATGACATCAGATAGCCCATAAATGGAGACCGAACGAAGTGACTTGAAGGCTGCCTTCAGCTTCCCCGCTTCCGTTAGCTCGACGGGCTTTTTCGACGCAACGCGCTCGACGACTGTTTGATAGTCCCTATCTAGAACTCCCAGCGCTCTGAGGTCTTTAAGGATCTCCTCGAACGTAGACCGCACCAACTCATATTTCACCCTGGCAGAGGGGAAGCCTACCAATTCAGGAACATCACTCAAATAACCTCGATATCGAATGGTGTTCGCCGCCACCGGAATCGCTAGCTTCTGTTCTTTAGGCATACCCTCATACCAGGCAAGAAGCCTGCGGCGCCATTCGCAAGCGCCCGAAGGGTGACCTGAGACAATGATCCCCTCATCTGCCATCGCATCCAGGATGGGCTGAAAAAGCGAAGCTTTATTCTTGACCGTCGAGGCACTCAAGCCGGTTTGTTCGATCACATACCCAGCAGACACCGCCAATTCGGCATTTTTGCTCAAGCAGATCTGAAGCAACGACTCTCGATCATCAGTTGCTCGGGCTACAAAGGACTCAATGGTCGCGTCTACCTGCGAGCCCGTTAACCGACTACTCATTTCATATCTCCCGCATCAATTCTCAGGCGCGTCCGGTCGGCGAGTTCTGCCATCTCGCCGGCCTTTGTTTTGGTCTCAGTCCCAGGGCGAACAAGCTTCTGATAGATGTCGTGAGGAATCTGTGTGTAAGTTTCAGCTGTCTTGAGCCGGGAATGCCCCAACGTTTTTTGTACGGCTACCAGCCGGTCAAGGTAGCTCGTGCCAATATCCGGCGTGCGGAGCAGGGCATAAGCATTCCCATGACGCAGCTTATGCGGGGAGATCATTCTGTTGATCTTCATAAGATTCAAGGCACGCTTCGAGGTGCGCTCAAGGAGCTTGGAGACGGAGCGCGCTGTGAACTCGCCACCCTCAGCATTCAGGAATGCAGGAGTGGTCTCGGAGCTGCCGAACTGGCGCTTGTGCATCTTGTACAGCGGAGAGGCGTGGTACTTCTTTATGCGAAGCAACGTTGCCCTGCTCACCAAGGTATCGCGAGGCTTGAAGGAATCAGCGGGCCCCTTACTCCCATCGATACGAAGGGGACAATAGTCGGCATTCACCGCGACAGAGGCACCGGGTGAAATGAACATGGTGTCTTGGAAGCGAAGAGCGTCATCAATCGCCCTCAGGGTCACGCGAGGGACTTCCGAGCGGCGAATGCCTGCGTCATACATGAACTGAAGAAGGCACCGCTCACGCTCGCTCTGGGTGGCAAGGATTAGCTGTAAGAGGTCGTCCAGGGAACAGGCCACCACCAGATTCTTGTTTGGACGCGGAGACAGCAGCCCACCCGCATACGGGTTCGCTTCTTTTCGAGGAGGAGGGACATCGTCCACCCAATTACAAAGCGACTTGTTGAAGAAGGCCATGAGCGATGAATCTCGATTGCGGACAGTCTTCTTCGAGATCCCCTCAACCTCGCGCAGGTGCGCAAAGTATTCTTGGATAACGTGGGTACGGATCTCCAGGTAAGCGGAATCCCGCTCACAGCTAGCGAACTCACGGCGGCTGCTCAGGTACTCATGGACATAACCAAGGTTCCGGCCAAAGGTCATGGCGGTCTGCTCAGCTATCAGCGCAGCTTGGAGTTGCTGGGAGAGGAAGCCGGACATTAGAGGCATCAGGCGCTCATCGTCATCAAAGACGGCTGCTCCTGTGACCTTCAAGGTTTCTTGAGCTTGATGCTCATCAAGGGTGTCGTCCCGCCTGGTCGGGGACTCACTGAGATCTAGGGGTTTGCCCCGTACCGCGATTACCTTCACTTCTTCCTTCCTTTTCAAAGCGGCCCGTACTATACACAATGTGCATTTTTATAGGGGGCACAATAAACAGGCTTGGAAGGCTTACTGGGTTACGCAGTCATTACGTACTGTGCAGTTTCTTCTCGGGGGCATAAAAGGAATACGTCGGAACTGCGGATGTACAACTGCATCGACAGATGGCCGTCATGCACGAACGCCTGGTACAGCAGGTGGCACGGTGGCAGGGCTTGCTTGCCGTTGCGCGCGTTTTCCTGCGGGCTCCTGGTTTCGTCCGGCAGGTATTCGACGTTCCAGCCGTGGAACAGGATGCGACGGCTGTTGGGGTTGGTCTTGAGCGTGTGCACCATGTAGTCGATCTGGTTGATCGTGCCGCCATCCTTGGTCGGCCAGGCGGTCCACTGCTCGCCATACACCGGGCCCAGGTCACCGTCTTCGGTGGCCCACTCGTCCCAGATTTTCACACCGTTTTCGTTCAA
Coding sequences within:
- a CDS encoding tyrosine-type recombinase/integrase — encoded protein: MKVIAVRGKPLDLSESPTRRDDTLDEHQAQETLKVTGAAVFDDDERLMPLMSGFLSQQLQAALIAEQTAMTFGRNLGYVHEYLSSRREFASCERDSAYLEIRTHVIQEYFAHLREVEGISKKTVRNRDSSLMAFFNKSLCNWVDDVPPPRKEANPYAGGLLSPRPNKNLVVACSLDDLLQLILATQSERERCLLQFMYDAGIRRSEVPRVTLRAIDDALRFQDTMFISPGASVAVNADYCPLRIDGSKGPADSFKPRDTLVSRATLLRIKKYHASPLYKMHKRQFGSSETTPAFLNAEGGEFTARSVSKLLERTSKRALNLMKINRMISPHKLRHGNAYALLRTPDIGTSYLDRLVAVQKTLGHSRLKTAETYTQIPHDIYQKLVRPGTETKTKAGEMAELADRTRLRIDAGDMK
- a CDS encoding site-specific integrase; the encoded protein is MSSRLTGSQVDATIESFVARATDDRESLLQICLSKNAELAVSAGYVIEQTGLSASTVKNKASLFQPILDAMADEGIIVSGHPSGACEWRRRLLAWYEGMPKEQKLAIPVAANTIRYRGYLSDVPELVGFPSARVKYELVRSTFEEILKDLRALGVLDRDYQTVVERVASKKPVELTEAGKLKAAFKSLRSVSIYGLSDVMSVEPERPFIHLLHVFSAASMNASSESGQANFIEAFKYFRDYLKVAEFTGLEDLRELVSVYALPKFRVYLQEKIIERVLSTNHCNTLMSSARKMMERALQINGLGLTTFMAAQGFDPERETDQYKPYSAPVRARIAEAILEEIAETNRLAQPYVLSHVGEDPVAPNGKIRRGCATIENARWIFENKLDCKPLGFKSANREDAYEKAFITIIQSSELSIFDIYKEWGVLYQIDSRVLAPYVIRLAQVTGMNADSLLGLDLDDFIERHDLTDRPCLLYWKERSDGEKMYHLDLFHAEISWLTTSQGRAVKQVFDDIKFLTRNLRAEAQPEVENKLFIYRSSSPRKFGVVDSIENSSGNMINKIMKGFSEDRGLLDEEGNPLPLSASRFRPSFVSELIERGVSPREIQVMLGHKNISTTMAYLDQMDFNPMARKMLNKVLHEMHQETMDESVTIIPTKTIESTPKGMPMETGTVTCMNVYDPPDFIKNLRDYDPSKPCTLFNKCLSCSNSIITVSHLPELFARRRDYQRMIEVNRVLDTPYGTVILDNLDVLNSILDPETSDFSANELAKAERLSENLQVDILTEGVTL